A single genomic interval of Plantibacter sp. Leaf314 harbors:
- a CDS encoding metal ABC transporter ATP-binding protein produces MTSGSTDSSGPVDVLALAGAELGFGGRTLWNGLDLSVRPGEFLAVLGPNGSGKTSLLRTILGQQQLDRGTISVAGGPVHRGDRRIGYIPQQKLIPAGTPMRGRDLVALGVDGHRFGLPIRSAATRRRVDELIASVGASSYADGPVGTLSGGEQQRLRVAQALADDPILLLCDEPLLSLDLQHQRGVSELIDRRRREHDTAVVFVTHDVNPVLHMVDRILYLAGGSFREGTPDEVLRSDVLSELYGTPVDVLRSHGRVVVVGIPDSETHHHHHDEDPRTGAVGVGA; encoded by the coding sequence ATGACGAGCGGATCCACGGATTCATCCGGCCCCGTCGACGTCCTCGCGCTCGCCGGGGCCGAGCTCGGTTTCGGCGGACGCACCCTCTGGAACGGTCTCGACCTCTCCGTGCGTCCGGGTGAGTTCCTCGCGGTGCTCGGTCCGAACGGCTCCGGGAAGACGAGTCTGCTGCGGACCATCCTCGGGCAGCAGCAGCTCGACCGAGGGACGATCAGCGTCGCCGGCGGACCGGTGCACCGCGGAGACCGCCGCATCGGGTACATCCCGCAGCAGAAGCTCATCCCAGCGGGCACACCGATGCGCGGCCGCGACCTCGTCGCGCTCGGCGTCGACGGTCACCGCTTCGGGCTGCCCATCCGCTCCGCCGCGACGAGGCGCCGGGTCGACGAACTCATCGCGTCGGTCGGGGCGAGCTCGTACGCCGACGGACCGGTCGGCACGCTGTCCGGCGGCGAGCAGCAGCGGCTCCGCGTCGCCCAGGCGCTCGCGGACGACCCGATCCTGTTGCTCTGCGACGAGCCGCTCCTCAGCCTCGACCTCCAGCACCAGCGGGGCGTCAGCGAGCTCATCGACCGCCGCCGCCGGGAGCACGACACCGCGGTGGTGTTCGTGACCCACGACGTGAACCCGGTGCTCCACATGGTGGACCGCATCCTGTACCTCGCCGGCGGCAGCTTCCGGGAGGGGACGCCGGACGAGGTCCTGCGGAGCGACGTGCTCTCCGAGCTCTACGGCACACCGGTCGACGTGCTGCGCAGTCACGGACGCGTCGTCGTCGTCGGCATCCCCGACAGCGAGACGCACCATCACCATCACGATGAGGATCCGCGCACCGGCGCCGTGGGGGTGGGCGCATGA
- a CDS encoding Fur family transcriptional regulator, whose amino-acid sequence MAKRNTWQREAVREALGGNDGFVSAQGLHAELRDTGSPIGLATVYRALSDLAVEGEADSLQSPDGENLYRACTPGTHHHHLICRNCGLTIEIEADEVEAWARSVASQHGFTEAKHVVDVFGLCANCSAAAQRA is encoded by the coding sequence GTGGCGAAGCGCAACACCTGGCAGCGTGAAGCTGTCCGCGAGGCCCTCGGCGGCAACGACGGATTCGTGAGCGCTCAGGGGCTGCACGCCGAACTCCGCGACACCGGCTCGCCGATCGGGCTCGCCACCGTCTACCGCGCCCTGTCCGACCTCGCCGTCGAGGGCGAGGCCGACTCACTGCAGTCTCCGGACGGCGAGAACCTCTACCGCGCCTGCACGCCGGGTACCCACCACCACCACCTCATCTGTCGCAACTGCGGTCTCACGATCGAGATCGAGGCCGACGAGGTCGAGGCGTGGGCGCGCTCGGTCGCATCACAGCATGGGTTCACCGAGGCCAAGCACGTCGTCGACGTCTTCGGCCTCTGCGCGAACTGCTCGGCGGCGGCCCAGCGCGCGTGA
- a CDS encoding metal ABC transporter solute-binding protein, Zn/Mn family translates to MRARTLLPALAVLPAAALVLAGCSGSPAASSTDDGKISIVASTNVYGDIASKIGGKDVEVTSLITSAAQDPHSYEASTQDQLSIKNADVVIENGGGYDPFVDTLLDAAKNTSVEVVNVVDLSGLAPDDDHADEEHTEEAHTDEAHADEDGHDHIEGFNEHVWYSLPTMAKLADELAKELGELDSANADTYTANAKSFTDSLATIETAQAAIKTAHDGEGVAITEPVPLYLLEAAGLKNRTPDAFSEAIEEGTDVSPTVLKETLDLFGSGTVALLAYNEQTSGAETEQVKTAAENAGVPVLSFTETLPDGKDYLSWMTENVDAVADALGR, encoded by the coding sequence ATGCGCGCTCGCACCCTGCTCCCGGCTCTCGCTGTCCTCCCGGCAGCCGCCCTCGTCCTCGCGGGCTGCTCCGGCAGCCCCGCCGCGAGCTCGACCGACGACGGCAAGATCAGCATCGTCGCCTCCACCAACGTCTACGGCGACATCGCCTCGAAGATCGGCGGGAAGGACGTGGAGGTCACGTCACTGATCACCTCGGCCGCCCAGGACCCGCACTCCTACGAGGCGAGCACGCAGGATCAGCTCTCCATCAAGAACGCGGACGTCGTCATCGAGAACGGTGGCGGCTACGACCCCTTCGTCGACACCCTCCTCGACGCCGCGAAGAACACCTCCGTCGAGGTCGTGAACGTCGTCGACCTGTCGGGTCTCGCCCCGGACGACGACCACGCCGACGAGGAGCACACGGAGGAGGCACACACCGACGAGGCCCACGCCGACGAGGACGGCCACGACCACATCGAGGGCTTCAACGAGCACGTCTGGTACAGCCTGCCCACGATGGCGAAGCTCGCCGACGAGCTGGCGAAGGAGCTCGGCGAGCTCGACAGCGCCAACGCCGACACCTACACGGCCAACGCGAAGTCCTTCACCGACTCGCTCGCCACGATCGAGACCGCGCAGGCCGCCATCAAGACCGCGCACGACGGCGAGGGCGTCGCGATCACCGAGCCCGTCCCGCTCTACCTGCTCGAGGCCGCCGGCCTGAAGAACCGCACGCCGGACGCCTTCAGCGAGGCCATCGAGGAGGGCACGGACGTCTCCCCGACCGTCCTCAAGGAGACGCTCGACCTCTTCGGCAGCGGAACCGTCGCCCTGCTTGCCTACAATGAGCAGACGAGCGGCGCGGAGACCGAGCAGGTCAAGACCGCCGCGGAGAACGCAGGCGTGCCGGTGCTGTCATTCACCGAGACCCTCCCGGACGGCAAGGACTACCTCTCGTGGATGACCGAGAACGTCGACGCCGTGGCGGACGCCCTGGGTCGATGA
- a CDS encoding metal ABC transporter permease, with the protein MNADDLWGRLFNFQDYGALLELVQNSIIAGAVLGIVGGLIGVFVMQRDMAFAVHGISELSFAGAAGALLFGANVVIGSLAGSLVAAILIGLLGAKARDRNSIIGVLMPFGLGLGILFLALYPGRSANKFGLLTGQIVSVDDPQLGLLIVISIVVLVALLVLWRPLSFDSLDPDVAAARGVPSRFVSLAFMVLLGLTVAVSVQIIGALLVLALLVTPAAAALRVSSSPLLVPLLSMLFGFVSAVGGILLAIGGSLPISPYITTISFLIYLVCRILGSRGSRSRARVSRRGRDRSEAGPIGDRVEVAP; encoded by the coding sequence ATGAACGCCGACGACCTCTGGGGACGGCTCTTCAACTTCCAGGACTACGGCGCGCTGCTCGAGCTCGTGCAGAACTCGATCATCGCGGGCGCGGTGCTCGGCATCGTCGGTGGGCTGATCGGTGTGTTCGTCATGCAGCGCGACATGGCGTTCGCGGTGCACGGCATCAGCGAGCTGTCGTTCGCCGGTGCCGCCGGGGCGCTGCTGTTCGGCGCGAACGTCGTCATCGGTTCGCTCGCGGGCTCGCTGGTCGCGGCGATCCTCATCGGGCTGCTCGGCGCGAAGGCTCGCGACCGCAACTCGATCATCGGCGTGCTCATGCCCTTCGGCCTCGGGCTGGGGATCCTCTTCCTCGCGCTCTATCCCGGCCGCAGTGCGAACAAGTTCGGCCTCCTGACCGGGCAGATCGTCTCCGTCGACGACCCGCAGCTCGGGCTGCTCATCGTCATCAGCATCGTCGTCCTGGTCGCGCTCCTCGTGCTCTGGCGGCCGTTGAGCTTCGACAGCCTCGACCCGGACGTCGCAGCGGCGCGCGGGGTGCCGAGCCGGTTCGTGTCGCTCGCCTTCATGGTCCTGCTCGGGCTCACGGTCGCGGTGTCGGTGCAGATCATCGGAGCGCTGCTCGTGCTCGCGCTGCTCGTGACGCCCGCCGCCGCCGCGCTCAGGGTCTCCTCGTCGCCGTTGCTCGTGCCGCTCTTGAGCATGCTCTTCGGTTTCGTGTCGGCCGTGGGCGGCATCCTCCTCGCCATCGGCGGGTCGTTGCCGATCAGCCCGTACATCACGACGATCTCCTTCCTGATCTACCTCGTCTGCCGCATCCTCGGTTCGCGCGGTTCGCGGAGCCGGGCCAGGGTGTCCCGTCGAGGTCGCGATCGAAGCGAGGCCGGCCCGATCGGCGACCGCGTCGAGGTCGCGCCGTGA
- a CDS encoding permease, with product MSRTTGTLGVDDDWTAPDDDGAEHWGRTEGRDPRNIRTPLLIGAALAVVVGLFVLRALMPLGEALTPPTAVRDFVTLTLSVVVESLPFVVLGIVLSILVQIWLPDGWLERWLPSQPILRRACISLLGMFLPVCECGNVPLARGLIVRGFTVPESITFLLAAPILNPIVIVTTHQAFGWDGGILVARLVGGFLLANLIGWLFSKHPDPSSLLTPTFQASCEVTEQHGHEHTRIERSLQQFVAEARAIMPALLIGSAVAGAVQVLVPRDVLVTLGANPVWSVLAMMTLAVIVSICSNVDAFFVLSFGSTFMPGSIVAFLVLGPVVDVKMLALMRTTYTTRTLVIITAVAVLFSAALGFGVNALA from the coding sequence GTGAGCAGGACGACCGGCACCCTCGGGGTCGACGACGACTGGACCGCACCCGACGACGACGGTGCCGAGCACTGGGGACGCACGGAGGGCCGCGATCCGCGGAACATCCGCACCCCGCTCCTGATCGGGGCCGCGCTCGCGGTGGTCGTGGGGCTCTTCGTCCTCCGGGCACTCATGCCGCTCGGCGAGGCCCTCACCCCGCCGACGGCCGTCCGGGACTTCGTCACCCTGACCCTCAGCGTCGTGGTGGAGTCCCTGCCGTTCGTCGTCCTCGGGATCGTGCTGTCGATCCTCGTGCAGATCTGGTTGCCGGACGGCTGGCTCGAGCGGTGGCTTCCGTCGCAGCCTATCCTCCGTCGTGCCTGCATCTCGCTTCTCGGCATGTTCCTCCCGGTGTGCGAGTGCGGTAACGTCCCGCTCGCCCGAGGGCTCATCGTGCGCGGATTCACGGTGCCGGAGTCGATCACCTTCCTGCTCGCCGCACCGATCCTCAACCCGATCGTCATCGTGACGACGCATCAGGCCTTCGGTTGGGACGGCGGCATCCTCGTCGCCCGTCTCGTCGGAGGGTTCCTGCTCGCGAACCTCATCGGCTGGCTGTTCAGCAAGCATCCGGACCCGAGCTCGCTGCTCACCCCGACCTTCCAGGCCAGCTGCGAGGTGACGGAGCAGCACGGGCACGAGCACACACGCATCGAACGCAGCCTGCAGCAGTTCGTCGCCGAAGCGCGCGCGATCATGCCGGCGCTGCTGATCGGTTCCGCGGTCGCGGGCGCCGTCCAGGTACTCGTGCCGAGGGATGTGCTGGTCACGCTCGGCGCGAACCCGGTGTGGTCGGTGCTCGCCATGATGACGCTGGCCGTCATCGTGTCGATCTGCTCGAACGTCGACGCCTTCTTCGTGCTCTCCTTCGGCTCGACCTTCATGCCCGGCTCCATCGTCGCCTTCCTCGTCCTCGGACCCGTCGTCGACGTCAAGATGCTCGCGCTCATGCGCACGACCTACACGACCAGGACCCTCGTGATCATCACCGCGGTCGCCGTGCTGTTCTCGGCGGCCCTCGGATTCGGAGTGAACGCCCTTGCCTGA
- a CDS encoding TIGR03943 family putative permease subunit — MPDQTATHDHPQSRGPAGVDPRRVSLLERLRQRWWGVLLLVTAAVCILWLAMTDRLGLYIHPRYFVFTVIMALIAVALGIVSVLVHVDTEAVPKRRGRTVLQLASVVGSLAVVGSMVVLPPSTLSVATADQRSVNSGTLAGEVQGQDAQTVLTSNPDFSTFGIKDWATLLRQTTRPADLEGRAFTGVGFVIADPDAAGVFYVSRFVVNCCAVDAQPVGVPVELDGWSQQLKAGDWVEVSGTLTAGDATHPLVVGTAKVDKVEEPADPYDY; from the coding sequence TTGCCTGATCAGACCGCGACCCACGACCACCCGCAGAGCCGAGGCCCGGCGGGGGTGGACCCACGACGGGTCTCCCTGCTCGAGCGGCTGCGGCAACGATGGTGGGGCGTGCTGCTCCTCGTCACCGCCGCGGTCTGCATCCTCTGGCTCGCGATGACCGACCGCCTCGGTCTCTACATCCACCCGCGCTACTTCGTGTTCACGGTCATCATGGCGCTCATCGCGGTGGCGCTCGGCATCGTGAGCGTCCTCGTCCACGTCGACACGGAGGCGGTCCCGAAGCGCCGTGGTCGCACGGTGCTGCAGCTCGCTTCGGTGGTGGGCAGCCTCGCCGTGGTGGGTTCGATGGTCGTGCTCCCGCCGTCCACGCTGTCGGTCGCGACGGCGGATCAGCGCTCCGTGAACTCCGGCACGCTCGCCGGCGAGGTGCAGGGACAGGATGCGCAGACGGTCCTCACCTCGAATCCGGACTTCAGCACCTTCGGCATCAAGGACTGGGCGACCCTGTTGCGCCAGACCACCCGGCCCGCCGACCTCGAGGGGCGCGCGTTCACCGGCGTCGGTTTCGTGATCGCCGATCCGGACGCGGCGGGCGTCTTCTACGTCTCGCGGTTCGTCGTGAACTGTTGTGCCGTCGACGCGCAGCCGGTCGGGGTGCCGGTGGAGCTCGACGGGTGGTCCCAGCAGCTGAAAGCCGGCGACTGGGTCGAGGTCTCGGGGACGCTGACCGCCGGCGACGCCACCCACCCGCTGGTGGTCGGCACGGCGAAGGTCGACAAGGTCGAGGAGCCGGCGGACCCCTATGACTACTGA